A genomic stretch from Erigeron canadensis isolate Cc75 chromosome 9, C_canadensis_v1, whole genome shotgun sequence includes:
- the LOC122583004 gene encoding transcription factor ORG2-like, giving the protein MLALSPPLFSTTTYGWPLEDLVITQNHQKSYNYCDDIEANSYDQPILDDDHIATYDQMNKHDHFTPENSISSGVAVNGGTGDDTTVSKKLNHNASERDRRKRVNDLYSFLRSLLPLSSDQKKKVSIPGTVSRALKYIPELQKEVEALSRKKEKLSSYSLTTAIKGGTQEPVGTIKTDSSVVCSVSVLGDKEVVIQLISPADDQCHTIKKNNNDDIIISSLSKVLNYIEEEEDELVLLGATTFKSSGQGRLLINTLHLQVQGDHHRIEAEKLRLKLCSFYQQNK; this is encoded by the exons ATGCTAGCATTATCCCCTCCTTTGTTTTCTACTACAACCTATGGATGGCCATTGGAAGATCTGGTCATCACCCAAAATCATCAAAAGAGTTATAACTATTGTGATGACATTGAAGCAAATTCTTATGATCAGCCCATTCTTGATGATGATCATATTGCAACATATGATCAAATGAATAAGCATGACCATTTTACACCGGAGAATTCAATTTCTTCCGGTGTAGCCGTAAATGGTGGCACTGGAGATGATACGACGGTATCAAAGAAGCTCAATCATAATGCAAGTGAAAGAGATCGTCGTAAGAGGGTTAACGACTTGTATTCCTTTCTTCGGTCATTGCTACCCTTGTCAAGTGACCAAAAG AAAAAAGTAAGTATTCCGGGGACAGTATCGCGTGCACTGAAATACATACCCGAACTACAAAAGGAAGTGGAGGCATTGTCACgaaaaaaggaaaaactgtCTTCATATTCGTTGACTACAGCCATTAAGGGCGGCACCCAAGAGCCTGTTGGCACAATCAAGACAGATTCGTCGGTAGTTTGTTCGGTGAGTGTTTTGGGCGACAAAGAAGTTGTCATCCAGCTGATTTCCCCGGCCGATGATCAATGTCATACGATCAAGAAAAACAATAATGATGACATTATTATTAGTTCCTTGTCAAAGGTTTTAAACTACattgaggaagaagaagatgagcTTGTTCTTTTAGGTGCAACAACGTTTAAATCTTCTGGACAAGGCAGATTATTAATAAACACTCTCCATCTTCAg GTTCAAGGGGATCATCACAGGATAGAGGCTGAAAAGTTAAGATTAAAGTTGTGctctttttatcaacaaaacaaatga
- the LOC122583987 gene encoding transcription factor ORG2-like: MLALSPPLFSTTFGWPLEDFNTQNLQQTCNDISLEFEANSYHSLLDLPTYDDHQILQHDFSSPDKSNFVSSEGTVNGDIGDTTRKVSKKLNHNASERERRKRVNDLYAFLRSLLPMSSHQKKKVSIPRTVSHALKYIPELQKEVETLARKKEKLSSSSSLTTTNISKGHSGIKVQDAKDVINERKASVSVCVLGDEEAIIHLTSSSTDSMNNNNNEDTSFLSKALEYLEREEDGFVLLNSTSFKSSGDEMLFNTTLHVKVQGDKKIEPEKLKEKLCSFHQY, translated from the exons ATGCTAGCATTATCACCTCCATTGTTTTCAACAACTTTTGGTTGGCCATTGGAGGATTTCAATACACAAAATCTTCAACAAACTTGCAATGATATTTCTCTAGAATTTGAAGCAAATTCATATCATTCCTTGCTTGATTTGCCTACATATGATGATCATCAAATTCTACAGCATGATTTTTCATCACCGGATAAGTCCAATTTCGTTTCGTCTGAAGGGACTGTAAATGGTGATATTGGTGACACTACTAGGAAGGTATCCAAAAAGCTAAATCATAATGCTAGTGAAAGAGAGCGACGCAAGAGGGTAAACGACTTGTATGCGTTTCTACGATCACTATTGCCCATGTCTAGCCACCAAAAG AAAAAAGTAAGTATTCCGCGAACTGTATCACACGCTCTAAAATACATACCAGAACTACAAAAGGAAGTGGAAACATTAGCACGAAAAAAGGAAAAGTTGTCTAGTTCCTCATCATTAACAACTACTAATATTAGCAAAGGGCATTCCGGGATCAAAGTACAAGATGCTAAAGATGTTATAAACGAAAGAAAAGCATCCGTATCTGTATGCGTCTTAGGTGATGAAGAAGCAATTATACATCTGACATCTTCTTCAACCGATTCcatgaacaacaacaacaacgaaGATACTAGTTTCTTGTCTAAGGCTTTGGAATACTTGGAACGCGAAGAAGACGGGTTTGTTTTGCTAAATTCGACTTCCTTTAAATCTTCGGGAGATGAGATGCTATTCAACACAACTCTTCATGTAAAG GTGCAAGGGGATAAGAAAATAGAGCCCGAGAAGTTGAAGGAGAAGCTCTGCTCTTTTCAccagtattaa
- the LOC122581919 gene encoding protein STRICTOSIDINE SYNTHASE-LIKE 10-like, whose protein sequence is MFKSNLFFTTSIVVMLICVVRWTGYRFDNQSSSNVEVIPIDGGAVGPESFDYDPVDGSGPYMGVSDGRIIKWIPNERRWVDFAVMSKHREGCGKLDMEQQCGRPLGLKWDKTRGDLYIADSYFGLLVVDPNGGLATSVVSKVHGQHLRFTNSLDIDQTNRFIYFTDSSQRYTRREHTLVVLTNEKSGSLLKYDIEYKEVSVLLQNLTFPNGVALSQDGTFLLIAETTNCRVLRFWLKTPKAGTLEVFADLPGYPDNIKRNQNGEFWVAMYSRKRIFLKWIQSIPWIINALCKLPIDIVKVTSYVEKLGGEGLAAKLGEDGKILKILDDVNGKIWKYASEVMEKDGYLWIGSVENPFIVKLKVQN, encoded by the exons ATGTTTAAATCCAACCTATTTTTCACTACATCCATAGTTGTTATGCTCATATGTGTGGTACGATGGACGGGGTATCGATTCGATAATCAGTCTAGTAGTAATGTTGAAGTCATTCCGATTGATGGTGGTGCAGTTGGACCCGAGAGCTTTGATTACGATCCTGTTGATGGTAGCGGTCCGTATATGGGTGTTTCCGATGGTCGAATTATCAAATGGATACCGAATGAACGACGATGGGTTGATTTTGCCGTCATGTCAAAACACAG GGAAGGATGTGGCAAGCTAGATATGGAGCAACAATGTGGACGTCCATTGGGCTTAAAGTGGGATAAAACTAGAGGTGATTTGTATATTGCGGATTCCTATTTTGGGCTGCTTGTAGTGGACCCAAATGGTGGGTTAGCCACTTCAGTAGTTTCAAAAGTTCATGGCCAACATTTACGGTTCACCAATTCTCTAGACATTGATCAGACCAATAGATTCATCTACTTCACAGATAGCAGCCAACGTTACACCCGTAG GGAACATACGCTCGTTGTGCTCACAAATGAAAAATCCGGAAGCTTATTAAAATACGACATTGAATATAAAGAGGTCTCCGTGCTACTCCAAAACCTAACGTTTCCAAATGGGGTGGCGTTAAGTCAAGATGGTACTTTTCTTCTTATAGCCGAGACTACAAATTGTAGAGTTTTGAGATTTTGGCTTAAAACGCCGAAAGCTGGCACACTAGAAGTTTTCGCTGATCTTCCTGGATACCCTGACAATATTAAGAGGAACCAAAATGGGGAGTTTTGGGTGGCAATGTACTCgagaaaaagaatttttttgaaatggaTTCAGTCAATTCCTTGGATTATTAATGCATTGTGCAAGCTTCCTATTGACATTGTTAAAGTGACCTCATATGTGGAGAAATTAGGAGGTGAAGGCTTGGCAGCAAAGTTGGGGGAAGATGgcaaaatattgaaaatattagATGATGTAAATGGTAAGATATGGAAATATGCAAGTGAAGTGATGGAAAAAGATGGTTATTTGTGGATTGGTTCTGTGGAAAATCCTTTTATAGTCAAATTAAAAGTACAAAATTAA